A single window of Cellulomonas sp. NTE-D12 DNA harbors:
- a CDS encoding carbohydrate ABC transporter permease → MSRRSGWRTAVGVVLTAVMLFPVYWMVNVSFTKTSDMRATPPHWFPWDPTVEGYQAVFRQQLPALGTSLLVGLGCVVLTVAIAAPAGYSLAKLRPRGAGALNFVLLVVQMIPAVVMSMGFYVIYLKAGMLNTVWGLIVADSTVAVPFGVLLFTAFMSGIPNELMQAARIDGAGTWRMFQSIVMPISRNSAITVSLFAFLWAWSDFIFASTIDRNGRLIPITLGIYKYIGNNTTEWNSIMATAVIASIPAAILLVVAQRYVAAGVVAGAIKD, encoded by the coding sequence ATGAGCAGGCGCAGCGGCTGGCGGACGGCGGTCGGCGTGGTCCTGACCGCGGTCATGCTGTTCCCCGTCTACTGGATGGTGAACGTCTCGTTCACGAAGACGTCGGACATGCGGGCGACACCGCCGCACTGGTTCCCCTGGGACCCGACGGTCGAGGGGTACCAGGCGGTGTTCCGGCAGCAGCTGCCCGCGCTCGGCACCAGTCTCCTGGTGGGCCTCGGCTGCGTGGTGCTGACCGTGGCCATCGCGGCACCGGCGGGGTACTCGCTGGCCAAGCTGCGGCCGCGCGGCGCCGGCGCGCTGAACTTCGTGCTGCTGGTGGTGCAGATGATCCCCGCCGTGGTGATGTCGATGGGGTTCTACGTCATCTACCTCAAGGCCGGGATGCTCAACACCGTCTGGGGCCTGATCGTCGCCGACTCGACGGTGGCGGTGCCGTTCGGCGTGCTGCTGTTCACCGCCTTCATGAGCGGGATCCCGAACGAGCTGATGCAGGCCGCCCGCATCGACGGCGCCGGGACGTGGCGGATGTTCCAGTCGATCGTCATGCCGATCAGCCGGAACTCTGCCATCACGGTGTCGTTGTTCGCCTTCCTGTGGGCGTGGTCCGACTTCATCTTCGCGTCGACCATCGACCGGAACGGCCGGCTGATCCCGATCACCCTGGGCATCTACAAGTACATCGGCAACAACACCACCGAGTGGAACTCGATCATGGCCACCGCGGTGATCGCCTCGATCCCGGCCGCGATCCTCCTGGTGGTCGCCCAGCGGTACGTCGCCGCGGGCGTGGTCGCCGGCGCCATCAAGGACTGA
- a CDS encoding beta-L-arabinofuranosidase domain-containing protein has product MTSDLVDADRAGLSRRLDPTGGRPVVPARGALRPLGLHEVALTDGFWAGLQRTNADATLEHCERWMERLGWLANFDRVAARGTAGADRPGWQFSDSEVYKLLEALAWESGRTGDERAEAAFRRLTARVVAAQDDDGYLNTCFGHAGQPPRYSDLEMGHELYCTGHLLQAAVARVRTRGVDALVEAARRAADHVCTTFGADGVQGICGHPEIEVGLAELGRALDEPRYTEQARLFLDRRGHGTLADIPLGRAYFQDDVPIREADVWRGHAVRALYLSAAAVDVGVDTADDELVDAVVRQWERSVARRTYLTGGMGSRHQDEGFGEDWELSPDRAYCETCAGIASTMVSWRLFLASGDMRYADLIERTSYNVVATSPRSDGRAFFYANPLHLRAAGQPSDDDQVSPRAEGGSRAAWFDVSCCPTNVARTLASWHTYAAAVRGQELVLLQYAGGRIRTTLADGSTLALDVETSYPDDGAVVVRVLEAPATPVTLTFRVPAWSPDAVLSTPDGPLGADGGRSVSVVRVLQAGDELTLRLDVSPRLTWPDRRIDAVRGCVAVEAGPLVLCAEQTDVPAGIDLADLVVDASVAPVRRDGRVTVAATAVPPAERTWPYDGTQAGDQGERLDLPLIAYHRWAEREPGEMRVWLPVR; this is encoded by the coding sequence ATGACCTCGGACCTCGTCGACGCCGACCGCGCCGGCCTCAGCCGGCGGCTCGACCCCACGGGCGGTCGACCGGTGGTGCCCGCCCGCGGCGCGCTGCGTCCGCTCGGCCTGCACGAGGTGGCCCTGACCGACGGCTTCTGGGCCGGGCTGCAGCGGACCAACGCCGACGCGACGCTCGAGCACTGCGAGCGCTGGATGGAGCGGCTGGGCTGGCTCGCGAACTTCGACCGGGTCGCCGCGCGCGGCACCGCCGGGGCGGACCGGCCCGGCTGGCAGTTCTCCGACTCCGAGGTCTACAAGCTGCTCGAGGCGCTGGCCTGGGAGTCCGGCCGCACCGGCGACGAGCGGGCGGAGGCGGCGTTCCGGCGGCTCACCGCGCGGGTGGTCGCCGCGCAGGACGACGACGGGTACCTGAACACCTGCTTCGGGCACGCCGGCCAGCCGCCGCGGTACTCCGACCTGGAGATGGGTCACGAGCTGTACTGCACCGGCCACCTGCTGCAGGCCGCGGTCGCCCGGGTGCGGACCCGCGGCGTGGACGCCCTGGTCGAGGCGGCGCGGCGGGCCGCGGACCACGTGTGCACGACGTTCGGCGCCGACGGTGTGCAGGGCATCTGCGGCCACCCGGAGATCGAGGTGGGCCTGGCCGAGCTGGGCCGGGCGCTGGACGAGCCGCGGTACACCGAGCAGGCGCGGCTGTTCCTCGACCGGCGCGGGCACGGCACCCTCGCCGACATCCCGCTGGGCCGGGCGTACTTCCAGGACGACGTGCCGATCCGCGAGGCAGACGTGTGGCGCGGGCACGCCGTCCGGGCGCTGTACCTGTCGGCAGCGGCGGTCGACGTCGGCGTCGACACCGCGGACGACGAGCTGGTCGACGCCGTCGTCCGGCAGTGGGAGCGCTCCGTGGCCCGGCGGACCTACCTGACCGGCGGCATGGGCAGCCGGCACCAGGACGAGGGGTTCGGCGAGGACTGGGAGCTGTCGCCGGACCGCGCCTACTGCGAGACCTGTGCGGGGATCGCGTCGACGATGGTGTCGTGGCGACTGTTCCTGGCCAGCGGTGACATGCGGTACGCCGACCTGATCGAGCGCACGTCGTACAACGTCGTCGCCACCTCCCCGCGCTCGGACGGGCGGGCCTTCTTCTACGCCAACCCCCTGCACCTGCGGGCGGCGGGCCAGCCGTCCGACGACGACCAGGTCAGCCCCCGCGCCGAGGGCGGCAGCCGCGCGGCGTGGTTCGACGTGTCGTGCTGCCCCACCAACGTCGCCCGGACGCTCGCGAGCTGGCACACCTACGCCGCGGCCGTCCGCGGCCAGGAGCTGGTGCTGCTGCAGTATGCCGGCGGCCGCATCCGCACGACCCTCGCGGACGGGAGCACGCTGGCGCTGGACGTCGAGACGTCCTACCCGGACGACGGTGCCGTGGTGGTGCGGGTGCTGGAGGCACCGGCCACGCCGGTCACCCTGACGTTCCGCGTGCCGGCGTGGAGCCCGGACGCCGTGCTGAGCACGCCGGACGGTCCGCTGGGTGCCGACGGCGGGCGGTCGGTCTCCGTCGTGCGCGTGCTGCAGGCCGGTGACGAGCTGACGCTCCGGCTCGACGTGTCGCCCCGGCTGACCTGGCCCGACCGGCGGATCGACGCCGTCCGCGGCTGCGTCGCGGTCGAGGCCGGGCCGCTGGTGCTGTGCGCCGAGCAGACCGACGTGCCGGCCGGGATCGACCTCGCGGACCTCGTCGTCGACGCCTCCGTCGCACCGGTCCGCCGGGACGGCCGGGTCACCGTCGCCGCCACCGCCGTCCCGCCGGCCGAACGCACCTGGCCGTACGACGGAACGCAGGCCGGTGACCAGGGCGAACGCCTCGACCTGCCGTTGATCGCCTACCACCGGTGGGCCGAACGTGAACCTGGCGAGATGCGCGTCTGGCTGCCGGTCCGATGA
- a CDS encoding sugar ABC transporter permease codes for MESLTTTVGTTARTAGATRTGAPAVRPDRRPAASTRWAAFAFIAPLIVYLVVFYAYPLYRNIDLSLHDYTPRAFVQGNAAWVGLKNYSDIVASSTFAKAAVNTALFVLLSILFQYTIGLALAVFFRTSFRLNGVLRGMFLVPWLLPLIVSGSSWAWMLNSDNGIVNSVIKAFGGSQINWLTSPQWVLWSVIIANIWLGIPFNLVILYSGLQNIPGELYEAASLDGANGWQQFRRITFPLLRPVSAVTILLGLIYTLKVVDIIWIMTKGGPADASTTFATWSYRQAFGTGQPAFSPAASIGNVLIVIALVFGFVYLYLQRRQEKQS; via the coding sequence ATGGAATCCCTGACCACCACGGTCGGGACGACGGCACGGACGGCAGGTGCGACCCGCACGGGCGCACCTGCCGTCCGGCCGGACCGTCGGCCCGCCGCCAGCACCCGGTGGGCGGCGTTCGCGTTCATCGCCCCGCTGATCGTGTACCTCGTCGTGTTCTACGCATACCCGCTGTACCGGAACATCGACCTGAGCCTGCACGACTACACGCCGCGGGCCTTCGTCCAGGGCAACGCCGCCTGGGTGGGCCTGAAGAACTACTCGGACATCGTCGCCTCGAGCACGTTCGCGAAGGCGGCCGTGAACACGGCTCTCTTCGTGCTGCTGTCGATCCTGTTCCAGTACACGATCGGGTTGGCGCTGGCGGTGTTCTTCCGTACCAGCTTCCGGCTCAACGGCGTGCTGCGCGGCATGTTCCTGGTGCCGTGGCTGCTGCCGCTGATCGTCTCGGGCTCGTCGTGGGCGTGGATGCTCAACAGCGACAACGGCATCGTCAACTCGGTGATCAAGGCGTTCGGCGGCAGCCAGATCAACTGGCTCACCTCGCCGCAGTGGGTGCTGTGGTCGGTGATCATCGCCAACATCTGGCTGGGGATCCCGTTCAACCTGGTGATCCTGTACTCGGGCCTGCAGAACATCCCCGGGGAGCTGTACGAGGCCGCGTCCTTGGACGGCGCCAACGGCTGGCAGCAGTTCCGGCGGATCACGTTCCCCCTGCTGCGCCCCGTGTCCGCGGTGACGATCCTCCTCGGCCTGATCTACACGCTGAAGGTCGTCGACATCATCTGGATCATGACCAAGGGGGGTCCGGCGGACGCCTCGACCACCTTCGCCACCTGGTCCTACCGGCAGGCGTTCGGCACCGGCCAGCCCGCGTTCTCACCGGCCGCCTCCATCGGCAACGTCCTCATCGTCATCGCGCTGGTGTTCGGGTTCGTGTACCTCTACCTCCAGCGCCGGCAGGAGAAGCAGTCATGA
- a CDS encoding LacI family DNA-binding transcriptional regulator: MTTIGDVARLAGVSRSTASNVLSGKKSTSSEIQERVRRAVEELGYTPNAGARALATAQTQVIGLLAQFFEDEFAPAMLQYILGVSNTARELGYDILLVSEPDGARALKRITDSRMVDGVVLLNVADRDDRLEVLRAAEQPGALVGLPADPRHLDVFDLDFAEAGRLMVEHLARLGHRELLLVSQPEHVVERGGAYVWRLADAAAEEAELRDVRLHAIFGSSHQPDVGRDLHAALDAHPGVTGLLVNNEAAAAALPAVLRERGLGSPQDMSVIGRYSDEFARTFSLPFSSIESAPDRLGQMAVRQLVRRIESAAGRTEPHVVRFISPELVDRGSTAAPPTGAR; encoded by the coding sequence ATGACGACGATCGGGGACGTGGCCCGCCTCGCGGGTGTCTCCCGCAGCACGGCCTCGAACGTGCTGTCCGGGAAGAAGTCGACGTCGTCGGAGATCCAGGAGCGCGTCCGCCGCGCCGTCGAGGAGCTGGGCTACACGCCCAACGCCGGCGCACGCGCGCTGGCGACGGCGCAGACGCAGGTGATCGGCCTGCTCGCGCAGTTCTTCGAGGACGAGTTCGCCCCGGCGATGCTGCAGTACATCCTCGGCGTCTCCAACACCGCCCGGGAGCTGGGCTACGACATCCTGCTGGTGTCCGAGCCGGACGGCGCCCGGGCGCTGAAGCGGATCACGGACTCGCGGATGGTCGACGGCGTGGTGCTGCTCAACGTCGCCGACCGCGACGACCGGCTCGAGGTGCTGCGGGCCGCCGAGCAGCCCGGCGCGCTCGTCGGGCTCCCCGCCGACCCCCGCCACCTCGACGTGTTCGACCTCGACTTCGCCGAGGCCGGTCGTCTCATGGTCGAGCACCTGGCCCGGCTGGGGCACCGCGAGCTGCTGCTGGTGTCGCAGCCGGAGCACGTGGTGGAGCGCGGCGGTGCCTACGTCTGGCGCCTGGCGGACGCGGCGGCGGAGGAGGCCGAGCTGCGCGACGTGAGGCTGCACGCGATCTTCGGCTCCTCGCACCAGCCGGACGTCGGGCGGGACCTGCACGCGGCGCTGGACGCCCACCCCGGCGTCACCGGCCTGCTGGTGAACAACGAGGCGGCGGCCGCCGCGCTGCCCGCGGTGCTGCGCGAGCGCGGCCTCGGCTCTCCCCAGGACATGTCCGTCATCGGGCGCTACTCCGACGAGTTCGCCCGCACCTTCTCGCTGCCGTTCTCCTCGATCGAGAGCGCACCCGACCGCCTGGGGCAGATGGCCGTGCGCCAGCTGGTCCGCCGGATCGAGTCGGCGGCGGGACGCACAGAGCCGCACGTGGTCCGGTTCATCTCGCCGGAGCTCGTGGACAGGGGGAGCACAGCGGCGCCGCCCACCGGCGCCCGCTGA
- a CDS encoding glycogen debranching protein, which produces MSAATSPAVAGVDAGPLFDVQEVPFSRRGSWLDLSPVIGLHQRADDVHLVSHQTGMHPVLRLVPTLAGERVATTLTATPGVLTWTADDDAATGGAAGTVEAAFESVDAVRLRGRGLGLVLADPTSSLTPFTGLYLFRDPIDGSAVLTSYETGRRYRITALTGELDVLGAEALGEATRTVTVVGDEWELVVEELETARPPYRRRRTFDDVVTTSAHDFATYLDQVAPWRDGSTPAAALAAYVMWSATVRPAGFLGREAVLMSKHWMDKVWSWDHCFNALALAPGRPAEALDQLLLPFDHQDATGALPDSVTHSEVLHNFVKPPIHGWAVARLRASLDEPLDAATLRELYDALVRWTDFWLTSRRVPGHVLPHYQHGNDSGWDNATMFDTDRVVEAPDLAAFLVVQLDVLAGLADELGSGPETGTDPAADGAHRRTAADWAALRDQLAEALVDQLWTGSALVARNPVSGRGSTTTSLLPHLALLAAEHLPADVVDALVEQLDAFLTPWGPATERPDSPQYEPDGYWRGPIWAPSTMLLVDGLRRAGRDGPADEVSTRFRRLCEAHGFAENFDALTGEGLRDRAYTWTASCYLVLAREAVR; this is translated from the coding sequence ATGAGCGCCGCGACGAGTCCCGCGGTCGCGGGGGTGGACGCCGGGCCGCTGTTCGACGTGCAGGAGGTGCCGTTCAGCCGGCGCGGCTCCTGGCTGGACCTGTCGCCGGTGATCGGGCTGCACCAGCGGGCCGACGACGTGCACCTGGTGTCCCACCAGACCGGCATGCACCCGGTGCTGCGGTTGGTGCCGACGCTGGCCGGGGAGCGGGTCGCGACGACGCTGACCGCGACGCCGGGGGTGCTGACGTGGACGGCGGACGATGACGCGGCCACGGGCGGCGCGGCGGGCACCGTCGAAGCCGCCTTCGAGTCGGTCGACGCGGTGCGGCTGCGGGGTCGCGGGCTCGGTCTGGTGCTCGCCGACCCGACGTCGTCACTGACGCCGTTCACCGGCCTGTACCTGTTCCGGGACCCGATCGACGGGTCGGCGGTGCTGACGTCGTACGAGACGGGACGCCGCTACCGCATCACGGCGCTGACCGGCGAGCTGGACGTGCTCGGTGCCGAGGCGCTGGGCGAGGCGACCCGCACCGTCACCGTGGTCGGCGACGAGTGGGAGCTCGTCGTCGAGGAGCTGGAGACGGCCCGACCCCCCTACCGGCGGCGGCGGACGTTCGACGACGTCGTCACGACGAGCGCCCACGACTTCGCCACCTACCTCGACCAGGTGGCGCCGTGGCGCGACGGCTCGACGCCCGCCGCCGCCCTCGCCGCGTACGTGATGTGGTCCGCCACCGTGCGGCCCGCCGGCTTCCTGGGCCGCGAGGCCGTGCTGATGTCCAAGCACTGGATGGACAAGGTGTGGAGCTGGGACCACTGCTTCAACGCGCTGGCCCTCGCGCCGGGCCGACCGGCGGAGGCGCTCGACCAGCTGCTCCTGCCGTTCGACCACCAGGACGCCACGGGCGCGCTGCCGGACTCGGTGACGCACTCCGAGGTGCTGCACAACTTCGTCAAGCCGCCGATCCACGGCTGGGCCGTCGCCCGGCTGCGGGCCTCGCTCGACGAGCCGCTGGACGCCGCGACGCTGCGCGAGCTGTACGACGCGCTGGTCCGGTGGACGGACTTCTGGCTGACGTCCCGCCGCGTGCCCGGGCACGTGCTGCCGCACTACCAGCACGGCAACGACAGCGGCTGGGACAACGCGACGATGTTCGACACGGACCGGGTGGTGGAGGCGCCGGACCTCGCGGCGTTCCTGGTGGTGCAGCTCGACGTGCTGGCCGGGCTGGCCGACGAGCTGGGGTCGGGGCCCGAGACCGGCACGGACCCGGCGGCCGACGGTGCGCACCGGCGGACCGCCGCGGACTGGGCGGCGCTGCGCGACCAGCTCGCCGAGGCGCTGGTGGACCAGCTGTGGACCGGCTCGGCGCTGGTGGCCCGGAACCCCGTGTCGGGTCGCGGCAGCACCACCACCAGCCTGCTCCCCCACCTCGCGCTGCTGGCCGCCGAGCACCTGCCGGCCGACGTGGTCGACGCCCTGGTCGAGCAGCTGGACGCGTTCCTCACGCCGTGGGGACCGGCCACCGAGCGGCCCGACTCACCGCAGTACGAGCCCGACGGGTACTGGCGCGGGCCCATCTGGGCGCCGTCGACGATGCTCCTGGTGGACGGCCTGCGCCGGGCCGGCCGGGACGGGCCGGCGGACGAGGTCAGCACGCGGTTCCGGCGGCTGTGCGAGGCGCACGGGTTCGCGGAGAACTTCGACGCGCTGACCGGCGAGGGGCTGCGGGACCGCGCGTACACGTGGACGGCCAGCTGCTACCTGGTGCTTGCGCGCGAGGCGGTCCGCTGA
- a CDS encoding extracellular solute-binding protein: MRISTHRRALGALGIAVTVASLAACSSSAGTAGGATASAAGGSKTYTWWDPYPQHDASSSWAKRVQSCGDAAGVTVQRTAYDTTALTNQALLAAQEGTAPDVILLDNPAVSTLADTGMLTTTDEFGLDTSKIDPNLLAAGQMNGKTYGIPIGANTLALYYNKTILDAAGIDPTSIKDWDSLTAALQKVKAAGHKGITFAGIGTEEGSFQFLPWFWGAGAKLTQLDSPEATAALQLWTDWVKQGLAPNSVIQNSQNTTWEEFLTGDFAFGENGTWQVDAAKKAKFPTGVITIPAKTGGAAPAPTGGEFIEMPVQKDTKRYATTKKIVDCMTSTDGMVQTATTFAYYIPPTADGQTALLAKDSSLQPWVDAVKAAKGRTSDNLGTKYPKISEQLWTAVQNALSGSATPADALKAAQQKAAAATK; this comes from the coding sequence ATGCGCATCTCCACCCACCGGCGCGCCCTCGGCGCGCTGGGCATCGCCGTGACGGTCGCCAGCCTGGCGGCCTGCTCGTCGAGCGCCGGCACGGCCGGCGGCGCGACCGCCAGCGCGGCCGGCGGCAGCAAGACCTACACCTGGTGGGACCCGTACCCCCAGCACGACGCGTCGTCCAGCTGGGCGAAGCGCGTCCAGTCCTGCGGCGACGCCGCGGGCGTCACCGTGCAGCGCACGGCGTACGACACCACCGCCCTGACCAACCAGGCGCTGCTCGCCGCGCAGGAGGGCACCGCACCGGACGTGATCCTGCTGGACAACCCGGCGGTCTCCACGCTCGCGGACACCGGCATGCTCACCACCACCGACGAGTTCGGCCTCGACACCTCGAAGATCGACCCGAACCTGCTCGCGGCCGGCCAGATGAACGGCAAGACGTACGGCATCCCGATCGGCGCCAACACGCTCGCCCTCTACTACAACAAGACGATCCTCGACGCGGCCGGCATCGACCCGACGTCCATCAAGGACTGGGACAGCCTGACCGCCGCGCTGCAGAAGGTGAAGGCCGCCGGCCACAAGGGCATCACGTTCGCGGGCATCGGCACCGAGGAGGGCTCGTTCCAGTTCCTCCCCTGGTTCTGGGGGGCCGGCGCGAAGCTGACCCAGCTGGACTCGCCGGAGGCGACCGCGGCGCTGCAGCTGTGGACCGACTGGGTCAAGCAGGGCCTGGCGCCGAACTCCGTCATCCAGAACTCGCAGAACACCACCTGGGAGGAGTTCCTCACCGGCGACTTCGCGTTCGGTGAGAACGGCACCTGGCAGGTGGACGCCGCCAAGAAGGCGAAGTTCCCGACCGGCGTGATCACCATCCCGGCGAAGACGGGCGGCGCCGCGCCGGCCCCGACCGGTGGCGAGTTCATCGAGATGCCGGTGCAGAAGGACACCAAGCGGTACGCGACCACCAAGAAGATCGTCGACTGCATGACCAGCACCGACGGCATGGTGCAGACGGCGACCACCTTCGCCTACTACATCCCGCCGACGGCCGACGGGCAGACCGCCCTGCTGGCCAAGGACTCCTCGCTGCAGCCGTGGGTCGACGCGGTCAAGGCCGCCAAGGGCCGTACCAGCGACAACCTCGGCACCAAGTACCCGAAGATCTCCGAGCAGCTGTGGACCGCCGTGCAGAACGCGCTGTCCGGCTCGGCGACACCGGCCGACGCCCTCAAGGCGGCCCAGCAGAAGGCCGCTGCGGCCACCAAGTGA
- a CDS encoding SDR family NAD(P)-dependent oxidoreductase: protein MSPAAALVPGRFDGRTVIVTGAGSGIGKATALRLAREGATVVATDVVESRLTELVEEDPGLTFVTVPGDISAQEVVDRVVAAAGGRVDGLANVAGIMDAFLPPAEVDDETWERVLRINLTAPMRTTRAVLPLMLAAGKGAIVNVSSEASLRASASGVAYTASKHAVNGLTKATAVFYKGDGVRCNAVAPGAVATNIEAPFHSAHAGAVLGPFMQAMVTSVAQPDQLAALITWLLSDDASNVNGAVIPCDGGWSAI, encoded by the coding sequence ATGTCTCCTGCAGCTGCACTGGTACCCGGTCGGTTCGACGGCCGGACGGTGATCGTCACCGGGGCGGGCTCCGGCATCGGCAAGGCGACGGCGCTCCGGCTGGCCCGTGAGGGGGCCACGGTGGTGGCGACCGACGTCGTGGAGAGCCGGCTGACCGAGCTGGTCGAGGAGGACCCGGGGCTGACGTTCGTCACGGTGCCGGGCGACATCTCCGCACAGGAGGTGGTGGACCGGGTGGTCGCCGCGGCCGGTGGGCGCGTGGACGGCCTGGCCAACGTCGCCGGGATCATGGACGCGTTCCTGCCGCCCGCCGAGGTGGACGACGAGACGTGGGAGCGGGTGCTGCGGATCAACCTGACCGCCCCCATGCGCACCACCCGGGCGGTCCTGCCGCTGATGCTCGCGGCGGGCAAGGGCGCGATCGTCAACGTGTCCTCGGAGGCGAGCCTGCGGGCCTCGGCGTCCGGCGTCGCGTACACGGCCTCGAAGCATGCGGTGAACGGGCTGACCAAGGCGACGGCCGTCTTCTACAAGGGCGACGGGGTGCGGTGCAACGCCGTGGCGCCCGGCGCGGTGGCGACCAACATCGAGGCTCCGTTCCACTCGGCGCACGCCGGTGCGGTGCTCGGCCCCTTCATGCAGGCGATGGTCACCTCGGTGGCGCAGCCGGACCAGCTCGCCGCGCTGATCACGTGGCTGCTGTCCGACGACGCGAGCAACGTCAACGGCGCGGTGATCCCGTGCGACGGCGGGTGGTCGGCGATCTGA
- a CDS encoding flavodoxin domain-containing protein: protein MKALVVYESMFGNTQQIAQAVAAGLGKHVDVEVTEVGLAPDEISAELDLLVVGAPTHAFGMSRASTRADAVKQAPGGTIVSTGRGVREWLETVHPGGVGTMVAAFDTRVRAPLPGSAAHKVAKALQRLSFPEVSDPETFWVKDSTGPLKDGELERAERWGADLGLLVNSR, encoded by the coding sequence ATGAAGGCACTCGTGGTGTACGAGTCGATGTTCGGCAACACCCAGCAGATCGCGCAGGCCGTGGCGGCCGGTCTCGGCAAGCACGTCGACGTCGAGGTGACGGAGGTGGGCCTGGCGCCTGACGAGATCTCCGCCGAGCTGGACCTGCTCGTGGTCGGCGCACCGACGCACGCCTTCGGCATGAGCCGCGCCAGCACCCGCGCCGATGCCGTCAAGCAGGCGCCGGGCGGCACGATCGTCTCGACCGGCCGGGGTGTCCGCGAGTGGCTGGAGACGGTGCACCCGGGTGGCGTCGGCACGATGGTCGCCGCCTTCGACACGCGTGTCCGGGCGCCGCTGCCCGGCTCCGCCGCCCACAAGGTCGCCAAGGCGCTGCAGCGCCTGTCCTTCCCCGAGGTGTCCGACCCGGAGACGTTCTGGGTGAAGGACAGCACCGGCCCGCTCAAGGACGGTGAGCTGGAGCGCGCCGAGCGCTGGGGTGCCGACCTGGGGCTGTTGGTGAACAGCCGCTAG
- a CDS encoding nuclear transport factor 2 family protein, with the protein MADDELTGLMRSLEERFWDAMVERDAAAAAALCDEPTMVAGASGAATIDRAMFTSMLMSDSWVLRSYEITDVVAHRVADDVAVVAYRVHEDLEVDGEDVSLDAADTSTWVRRDGTWVCALHTESILGDAFGRDRATS; encoded by the coding sequence ATGGCGGACGACGAGCTGACCGGGCTGATGCGATCGCTGGAGGAGCGGTTCTGGGACGCGATGGTGGAGCGGGATGCCGCGGCGGCCGCCGCGCTGTGCGACGAGCCGACCATGGTGGCCGGGGCCAGCGGTGCCGCGACGATCGACCGGGCGATGTTCACGTCGATGCTGATGTCGGACAGCTGGGTGCTGCGCTCGTACGAGATCACGGACGTGGTGGCGCACAGGGTGGCGGACGACGTCGCCGTCGTCGCGTACCGGGTGCACGAGGACCTCGAGGTGGACGGGGAGGACGTCTCGCTCGACGCCGCGGACACCTCGACCTGGGTCCGGCGGGACGGGACGTGGGTGTGCGCGCTGCACACCGAGTCGATCCTCGGCGACGCCTTCGGACGGGATCGCGCGACGAGCTGA
- a CDS encoding phosphotransferase has translation MRPGVASAGPTDRALAWATDRLLELGTAPTGTPELVKRRPWSAVHRLPVDRGVVWVKACGGRTGYEAPLNRALAAWVPDLVLTPLATDDDEGWLLLPDGGTPLRERADGAEPAGWTRFVRRYAGLQRAVAAHTPELLALGVPDHRPTALPALLDELLDDPLLPLDGVVRAALLRLRPAFADACAELAAGGGTLGREPVSVQHDDLHPGNVLPADRPGRPDRFFDWGDACVAHPFTSLLVTLRSMAATSGLPTDHPALRATRDAYLSGWEVEGPEGVRLARLAAWTGCVGRALAWRRALHGAPPQEAAEWSDAVPGWLAELLEPTPAWFEDGTAGG, from the coding sequence ATGCGGCCTGGGGTGGCGAGCGCTGGACCGACCGACCGCGCACTGGCGTGGGCGACGGACCGGCTGCTCGAGCTCGGCACGGCGCCCACCGGCACGCCGGAGCTGGTCAAGCGACGGCCCTGGTCGGCGGTGCACCGGCTACCGGTGGACCGCGGGGTGGTGTGGGTCAAGGCGTGCGGCGGCCGGACCGGCTACGAAGCGCCGCTGAACCGGGCCCTCGCGGCGTGGGTCCCGGACCTGGTGCTCACCCCGTTGGCGACGGACGACGACGAGGGCTGGCTGCTGCTGCCGGACGGTGGGACGCCGCTGCGTGAGCGGGCCGACGGGGCGGAACCGGCGGGCTGGACCCGCTTCGTGCGCCGGTACGCCGGCCTGCAGCGGGCGGTGGCGGCGCACACCCCGGAGCTGCTCGCGCTCGGCGTCCCTGACCATCGACCCACGGCACTGCCCGCGCTGCTCGACGAGCTGCTGGACGACCCGCTGCTGCCGCTCGACGGCGTTGTCCGGGCCGCCCTGCTGCGCCTGCGGCCGGCGTTCGCGGACGCCTGCGCCGAGCTCGCGGCCGGTGGCGGCACGCTCGGGCGCGAGCCGGTCAGCGTGCAGCACGACGACCTGCACCCCGGCAACGTGCTGCCCGCTGACCGACCGGGCCGCCCCGACCGGTTCTTCGACTGGGGAGATGCCTGCGTCGCGCACCCCTTCACCAGCCTCCTGGTGACGCTGCGCAGCATGGCCGCCACGTCGGGGCTGCCCACCGACCACCCCGCGCTGCGCGCGACGCGCGACGCCTACCTGTCCGGGTGGGAGGTCGAGGGACCCGAGGGGGTGCGACTGGCCCGGCTCGCGGCGTGGACAGGGTGCGTCGGGCGCGCGCTGGCGTGGCGACGGGCGCTGCACGGCGCACCACCGCAGGAGGCGGCCGAGTGGTCCGACGCGGTGCCCGGTTGGCTCGCGGAGCTGCTCGAACCGACGCCCGCCTGGTTCGAGGACGGTACGGCCGGCGGCTGA